The following coding sequences are from one Mycobacterium bourgelatii window:
- a CDS encoding crotonase/enoyl-CoA hydratase family protein, producing the protein MTSDTVSLERDGHVLLIGLNRPHKRNSFDRAMLADLSRAYGLLEADDSLRAGVLFAHGDHFTAGLDLVDVGPSIAAGEFKLPEDGRDPWRLDGEWTTPVIAVAHGWCMTLGIELLLAADIRIAAVGTRFTQLEVQRGIYPFGGATIRLPRDAGWGNAMRWLLTGDEFDAAEAHRIGLVQEVADDAAAALARAREIAHTIADRAAPLGVRATLASAHRARSQGEAAAIERLRPDVAALFASADAAEGVQSFIERRPAKFSGR; encoded by the coding sequence ATGACTAGCGACACGGTGTCCTTGGAGCGGGACGGGCATGTTCTGCTGATCGGGCTCAACCGACCCCATAAGCGCAATTCGTTCGATCGCGCCATGCTCGCCGACCTCTCCCGTGCCTACGGGCTGCTCGAAGCCGACGATTCGCTACGTGCCGGCGTGCTCTTCGCGCACGGCGACCACTTCACCGCGGGGTTGGACCTCGTCGACGTCGGCCCAAGCATCGCGGCCGGGGAGTTCAAACTCCCGGAGGACGGCCGCGACCCGTGGCGCCTGGACGGCGAGTGGACCACGCCGGTGATCGCGGTCGCGCACGGCTGGTGCATGACGCTGGGCATTGAGTTGTTACTGGCCGCCGATATCCGTATCGCCGCCGTCGGGACCCGGTTCACCCAGCTCGAGGTGCAACGCGGCATCTACCCGTTCGGCGGCGCGACCATCCGCCTGCCGCGCGACGCGGGGTGGGGTAACGCCATGCGGTGGTTGCTCACCGGCGATGAGTTCGACGCCGCGGAGGCGCACCGGATCGGGCTGGTTCAAGAGGTTGCCGACGATGCGGCGGCGGCCCTGGCCCGTGCCCGCGAGATCGCGCACACGATTGCCGACCGCGCCGCGCCATTGGGTGTGCGGGCCACGCTGGCCTCGGCGCACCGAGCCCGATCCCAGGGCGAGGCGGCCGCGATCGAGCGACTGCGCCCCGATGTGGCGGCGCTGTTCGCCAGCGCCGACGCGGCCGAGGGCGTGCAGTCGTTCATCGAGCGCCGGCCGGCTAAGTTCTCGGGACGCTAA
- a CDS encoding aldehyde dehydrogenase, with protein MTEATIAKTTEYDKLFIGGKWTEPSTDEVIEVRCPATGEYVGKVPLAAAADVEAAVAAARAAFDNGPWPSTPPNERAAVLAKAAQLLEERKEHFAKLLADETGQPPMTVETMHWMGSMGALNFFAGPAADQVKWREIRNGAYGQTIVYREPIGVVGAIVAWNVPLFLAINKLGPALLAGCTVVLKPAAETPLTANALAEVFADAGLPEGVLSVVPGGVETGQALTSNPDVDLFTFTGSSAVGKEIGKRAAELLKPCTLELGGKSAAIMLEDVDLATAVPMMVFSGIMNTGQACVGQTRILAPRSRYDEIVEAIGNFVKALPVGPPSDPGAQIGALISEKQRARVEGYIAKGIEEGARLVCGGGRPEGLDNGFFVQPTVFADVDNKMTIAQEEIFGPVLAVIPYDTEEDAVKIANDSVYGLAGSVWTSDIPRGIRVAEQIRTGTYAINWYAFDPCCPFGGYKNSGIGRENGPEGVEHFTQQKSVLMPMGYTVE; from the coding sequence ATGACTGAAGCGACAATCGCTAAGACAACCGAGTACGACAAGCTTTTCATCGGCGGCAAATGGACCGAGCCGTCGACGGATGAAGTCATCGAGGTGCGCTGCCCGGCCACCGGCGAGTACGTCGGCAAGGTGCCGTTGGCGGCGGCGGCCGACGTGGAGGCCGCCGTCGCGGCGGCACGCGCGGCGTTCGACAACGGTCCGTGGCCTTCGACCCCGCCCAATGAGCGCGCGGCCGTCCTCGCCAAGGCCGCCCAGTTGCTCGAGGAGCGCAAGGAGCACTTCGCCAAGTTGCTTGCCGACGAAACCGGCCAGCCGCCCATGACCGTCGAGACGATGCACTGGATGGGTTCGATGGGCGCGCTGAACTTCTTCGCCGGCCCGGCCGCCGATCAGGTCAAGTGGCGGGAGATTCGCAACGGCGCCTACGGGCAGACCATCGTCTATCGCGAACCGATCGGTGTGGTGGGCGCGATCGTGGCGTGGAACGTACCGCTGTTCCTGGCGATCAACAAGCTGGGACCGGCGTTGCTCGCCGGGTGCACCGTGGTGCTCAAGCCGGCGGCCGAAACCCCGTTGACCGCAAACGCTTTGGCGGAGGTGTTCGCCGACGCCGGGTTGCCCGAAGGGGTGCTCTCGGTAGTACCCGGCGGCGTCGAAACCGGCCAGGCGCTGACGTCCAACCCCGACGTCGACCTGTTCACCTTCACCGGCAGCTCGGCAGTCGGTAAGGAGATCGGCAAGCGGGCGGCCGAGCTGCTCAAACCCTGCACTTTGGAGCTTGGCGGCAAGTCTGCGGCGATCATGCTCGAGGATGTCGACCTGGCCACCGCCGTCCCGATGATGGTGTTTTCCGGGATCATGAACACCGGGCAGGCCTGCGTGGGTCAGACCCGCATCTTGGCGCCGCGCTCGCGCTACGACGAAATCGTGGAAGCCATAGGCAATTTCGTCAAGGCGCTGCCTGTTGGGCCACCGTCGGACCCGGGGGCGCAGATCGGCGCGCTGATATCGGAGAAGCAGCGCGCCCGGGTCGAGGGATACATCGCCAAGGGCATCGAGGAAGGCGCGCGACTGGTCTGTGGCGGCGGCCGCCCCGAGGGTCTGGACAACGGTTTCTTCGTTCAGCCGACGGTGTTCGCCGACGTCGACAACAAGATGACGATCGCGCAGGAGGAGATCTTCGGCCCGGTGCTGGCGGTCATTCCCTACGACACCGAGGAGGACGCGGTGAAGATCGCCAACGACTCGGTGTACGGGCTGGCCGGCAGCGTGTGGACCAGCGACATCCCCCGCGGCATCAGGGTTGCGGAGCAGATCCGCACCGGGACGTATGCGATCAACTGGTACGCCTTTGACCCCTGCTGTCCGTTCGGCGGATACAAGAACTCCGGTATCGGACGCGAGAACGGGCCCGAGGGCGTCGAGCACTTCACGCAGCAGAAGAGCGTGCTGATGCCGATGGGTTACACCGTCGAGTAG
- a CDS encoding class I SAM-dependent methyltransferase: MAVTDLFAQRATLTRSVRLLSEFRYEQSDPARFYGALAADTAAMVGDLWQALRGVPASGRTLLDVGGGPGYFASAFSDVGVRYIGVEPDPSEMHAAGPVRADARDVFVRASGMALPFADNSVDICLSSNVAEHVRRPWQLGGEMLRVTKPGGLVVLSYTVWLGPFGGHETGLRHYLGGARAAARYTRKHGHPPKNNYGSSLFAVSAADGLDWAESTGAAIAAYPRYHPRWAWWLTSVPVLREFLVSNLVLVLQPR, encoded by the coding sequence GTGGCCGTGACCGACCTCTTCGCGCAGCGGGCGACGTTGACTCGATCGGTGCGGCTGTTGTCGGAATTCCGCTACGAACAATCCGATCCCGCACGCTTTTACGGCGCCCTGGCCGCGGACACGGCGGCCATGGTCGGCGATCTGTGGCAGGCGCTCCGGGGCGTGCCCGCGTCCGGGCGGACGCTGCTGGACGTCGGGGGCGGACCGGGGTACTTCGCCTCGGCGTTCTCCGACGTCGGGGTGCGCTACATCGGCGTCGAACCGGACCCCTCGGAAATGCACGCCGCGGGCCCAGTGCGCGCCGACGCACGCGACGTTTTCGTGCGGGCCTCGGGCATGGCGCTGCCATTCGCCGACAACTCGGTGGACATCTGCCTGTCGTCCAACGTCGCCGAGCACGTGCGGAGGCCGTGGCAGCTCGGCGGCGAAATGCTACGGGTGACCAAGCCCGGTGGCTTGGTGGTGCTGTCCTACACCGTCTGGCTGGGCCCGTTCGGCGGGCACGAGACGGGGCTGCGCCACTACCTGGGCGGCGCCCGCGCCGCCGCCCGCTATACCCGCAAACACGGCCATCCGCCGAAAAACAACTACGGGTCGTCGTTGTTTGCCGTGTCGGCCGCCGACGGGCTGGACTGGGCCGAGAGCACCGGAGCCGCGATCGCCGCATATCCCCGCTACCACCCACGATGGGCCTGGTGGCTGACCTCCGTACCGGTGCTGCGGGAGTTCCTGGTGAGCAATCTGGTGCTCGTCCTCCAGCCGCGATAA
- a CDS encoding glycosyltransferase family 4 protein — protein sequence MSTLRSVLLLCWRDTGHPQGGGSETYLQRIGAHLAASGIKVTLRTARYPGAPRHEVVDGVQISRAGGRYTVYIWALLAMLAARVRLGPLRHVRPDVVVDTQNGLPFLARLAYGQKVAVLVHHCHREQWPVAGPVLSRLGWYVESRLSPWVNQRNQYVTVSLPSARDLVALGVDNHRIAVVRNGLDEAPARTLSAEPAPEPRVVVLSRLVPHKQIEDALDAVAALRGRVPGLHLDVVGGGWWRQRLVDHVHRLGIADVVTFHGHVDDLTKHDVLQSSWVHLLPSRKEGWGLAVLEAAQHAVPTIGYRSSGGLSDSIIDGVTGVLVDSQAELVDRLEELLSDQVLRQQLGAKAQARSLEFSWRQSAEAMRCVLDAVQTGTRVSGVV from the coding sequence ATGTCTACTCTGCGCTCGGTATTGCTGCTGTGCTGGCGCGATACCGGGCACCCGCAAGGCGGCGGCAGCGAGACGTATCTGCAGCGCATCGGCGCCCACCTGGCGGCCAGCGGCATCAAGGTCACCCTCCGCACCGCCCGTTATCCCGGAGCGCCACGCCACGAGGTCGTCGACGGGGTCCAGATCAGTCGCGCGGGCGGCCGCTACACGGTGTACATCTGGGCGCTGCTGGCGATGCTCGCCGCGCGCGTCCGGCTCGGCCCGCTGCGTCACGTGCGGCCCGACGTCGTCGTCGACACCCAGAACGGCCTGCCCTTCCTCGCCCGATTGGCCTACGGGCAGAAGGTGGCGGTGTTGGTGCATCACTGCCACCGCGAGCAGTGGCCGGTGGCCGGCCCGGTGCTGTCCCGGCTCGGCTGGTATGTCGAGTCCAGGCTGTCGCCGTGGGTGAATCAGCGCAATCAGTACGTCACGGTGTCGCTGCCGTCGGCGCGGGATCTGGTCGCTCTCGGGGTGGACAACCACCGGATCGCGGTGGTGCGCAACGGTCTTGACGAAGCCCCGGCGCGAACGTTGTCCGCCGAGCCCGCACCCGAGCCGCGAGTGGTGGTGTTGTCCAGGCTGGTGCCGCACAAGCAGATCGAGGACGCGCTGGACGCCGTCGCGGCGCTGCGCGGGCGCGTGCCGGGCTTGCACCTCGACGTCGTCGGTGGTGGGTGGTGGCGACAGCGGCTCGTCGACCACGTCCACCGATTGGGCATTGCGGACGTGGTGACGTTCCACGGCCACGTCGATGACCTGACCAAACACGATGTGCTGCAAAGTTCCTGGGTGCACCTGCTGCCGTCGCGAAAAGAGGGGTGGGGGCTGGCGGTCCTGGAAGCGGCGCAGCATGCGGTGCCCACCATCGGTTACCGATCATCCGGCGGTCTGTCCGACTCGATTATCGACGGGGTCACCGGAGTGCTGGTCGACAGCCAGGCCGAGCTGGTGGACCGGCTCGAAGAGCTGCTGTCCGACCAGGTTCTGCGCCAGCAGCTCGGCGCCAAAGCTCAAGCGCGCAGTCTCGAATTCTCCTGGCGGCAGAGCGCTGAAGCGATGCGGTGTGTGCTCGACGCGGTGCAGACCGGAACGCGCGTCAGCGGCGTGGTGTAG
- a CDS encoding YoaK family protein, giving the protein MTFPIPSTRQGRLTPRAVLLCYTGSLAFIAGFVNAVALLVLAFPVGNLTGVTTQLGMNTANPLLYEGHLLVAILIGFWGGALAAGTVLGSSEHPTGRHHAAVLTIEGTLLLLAAVGVATSEVHGFITTLGIEPPVVQAMFAAAALGMQNGLTSSFREMAIRTTHFTGTVTDLGLMLGRSRRHGLDKWKLAVLAATLLLFLVGGATGLLFGNWLGGYALLAPASACAALAVGYAIRSRRLEGEASPAEVDAATEIESKSLRLAGPKLARVAAG; this is encoded by the coding sequence ATGACTTTCCCGATCCCCTCGACGCGCCAGGGTCGTCTGACCCCTCGCGCAGTGCTGCTCTGCTATACCGGCTCGCTGGCATTCATTGCCGGCTTCGTCAATGCGGTGGCCTTGCTGGTCCTCGCTTTTCCGGTCGGCAATCTCACCGGCGTAACCACCCAACTCGGCATGAACACGGCCAACCCGTTGCTCTACGAAGGTCATCTGCTGGTGGCGATCCTGATCGGCTTCTGGGGAGGCGCGCTGGCCGCCGGAACCGTGCTGGGCTCCAGCGAACATCCGACGGGTCGGCACCATGCCGCCGTGCTGACGATTGAGGGAACACTGCTGCTCCTGGCCGCCGTCGGTGTGGCGACATCCGAAGTCCACGGCTTCATTACCACGCTTGGCATCGAGCCGCCCGTTGTGCAGGCGATGTTCGCCGCCGCGGCCCTCGGCATGCAGAACGGACTGACCTCCAGCTTTCGGGAGATGGCGATCCGCACCACGCACTTCACCGGCACCGTCACCGACCTCGGGCTGATGCTGGGCCGGAGTCGTCGGCACGGACTCGACAAGTGGAAACTCGCCGTCCTCGCGGCCACGCTGTTGCTGTTCCTGGTGGGCGGCGCCACCGGACTCCTGTTCGGCAACTGGCTCGGCGGCTACGCGCTACTAGCCCCCGCATCGGCGTGCGCCGCCTTGGCCGTCGGGTACGCAATCCGCAGTCGTCGGCTCGAAGGCGAGGCCTCACCCGCCGAAGTCGACGCCGCTACCGAGATCGAGAGCAAGTCCTTGAGGCTGGCCGGGCCGAAGCTAGCCCGAGTAGCGGCCGGCTAG
- a CDS encoding winged helix-turn-helix domain-containing protein → MNVADAVQSNSSGSDRGWTFLSNHGHVLLCVSMSDPLTARELSQRIGITERSVQTILADLTEEGYLIKSKVGRRNVYQLNPNGRLRHPLEARHTVGELVEALS, encoded by the coding sequence ATGAACGTCGCGGATGCCGTTCAGTCCAACAGTTCCGGCTCGGACCGTGGATGGACTTTCCTGAGCAACCACGGGCACGTGCTGCTGTGCGTGTCAATGAGCGACCCGCTGACCGCGCGCGAGTTGTCGCAGCGCATCGGCATCACGGAGCGGTCCGTGCAAACCATCCTGGCCGATCTGACCGAAGAGGGTTACCTGATCAAGTCGAAGGTCGGTCGCCGCAACGTCTACCAGCTCAATCCGAACGGACGGTTGCGCCACCCGCTGGAAGCTCGCCACACCGTCGGCGAACTCGTCGAAGCCTTGTCCTAG
- a CDS encoding DUF3068 domain-containing protein encodes MNRAVRLRIAACGIIGLGAALLIAALLLSTYTRDKITKIPLDIDTTLLSQGRGQALDSASLATEHLVIDDAPILSRQEVKVEAPANADIVTLQVGTSVRRTDKQQETGLLLAMVDRVTLNRSTAMALSDDNKLHNALLEPIFPRKPGDAPDDPKHPKTDTRNYVLLRHEGLSYRFPFNTEKKTYPYFDPIAQKAFDANYEGEEDINGLTAYRFTQNVGFSADGKLVAPLTYLSRYPGNDDGKVTMSAGMWNLPGDPAEEITMTRYYAAQRTFWVDPVTGTIVKESEHAYHYYAREALKPEVTLTDYRVAYTPDTIESQVNAARDERDRLALWTRVLPITFVATGLIALIAGGVLASFSLRTESALIDPGLDRADTDYFRRAGLEEPVPGAEAVTEKIPTQRPELRDEPQLPAADPPPPEAADPKPPESGPAPPPESGPTEPPPAGPAERT; translated from the coding sequence GTGAACCGAGCCGTCAGGTTGCGGATCGCCGCGTGCGGAATTATTGGCCTCGGTGCCGCGCTGCTGATCGCCGCCCTGCTGCTGTCGACCTACACCCGCGACAAGATCACCAAGATTCCGCTGGACATCGACACCACGCTGCTTAGCCAGGGCCGCGGGCAAGCGCTGGACTCGGCGTCGCTCGCCACCGAACATCTCGTCATCGACGACGCGCCCATTTTGTCTCGGCAAGAGGTAAAGGTAGAGGCCCCGGCCAACGCCGACATCGTCACGCTGCAGGTCGGCACCTCGGTCCGGCGAACCGACAAGCAGCAGGAGACGGGGTTGCTGCTGGCGATGGTCGACCGGGTCACGCTGAACCGCTCAACGGCGATGGCGTTGTCCGACGACAACAAGCTGCACAACGCCCTGTTGGAGCCGATTTTCCCGCGTAAGCCCGGCGATGCACCGGATGACCCCAAGCACCCCAAGACCGACACTCGGAACTACGTGCTGCTGCGGCACGAGGGCCTTTCCTATCGATTCCCGTTCAACACGGAAAAGAAGACATATCCCTACTTCGACCCGATCGCACAGAAGGCGTTCGACGCCAACTACGAAGGCGAAGAAGACATCAACGGGTTGACCGCCTACCGGTTCACCCAGAACGTCGGTTTCAGCGCCGACGGAAAGCTGGTCGCGCCCCTGACCTACCTGTCGCGGTACCCGGGCAACGACGACGGCAAAGTCACCATGAGCGCGGGCATGTGGAACCTCCCCGGCGACCCGGCCGAGGAGATCACCATGACCCGCTACTACGCCGCGCAGCGGACCTTCTGGGTGGACCCCGTGACGGGCACGATCGTCAAGGAATCCGAGCACGCCTACCACTACTACGCCCGCGAGGCGCTCAAGCCAGAGGTGACGCTGACCGATTACCGGGTTGCTTACACCCCCGACACCATCGAATCGCAGGTCAATGCGGCTCGTGACGAGCGCGACCGGCTGGCGCTGTGGACGCGGGTGTTGCCCATCACGTTCGTCGCAACGGGCTTGATCGCGTTGATCGCCGGCGGTGTACTCGCGTCGTTCAGCCTGCGGACCGAGAGCGCCCTGATCGATCCGGGTCTGGACCGGGCCGACACCGACTACTTCCGGCGCGCGGGCCTCGAGGAACCCGTGCCCGGCGCCGAGGCGGTGACCGAGAAGATACCCACTCAACGTCCAGAACTGCGTGACGAACCGCAACTGCCCGCCGCGGATCCGCCACCGCCGGAAGCGGCTGATCCCAAGCCGCCCGAGTCCGGGCCTGCGCCGCCGCCCGAGTCCGGCCCAACCGAACCGCCACCCGCGGGTCCGGCCGAACGGACTTAA
- a CDS encoding acyltransferase family protein, with amino-acid sequence MVTEQATPPATQQATPTAAQEVAQQVGGTRSFLPAVEGMRACAAMGVVVTHVAFQTGHSSGVDGRLFGRFDLAVAVFFALSGFLLWRGHAAAARGLRPRPSTGHYLRSRVVRIMPAYVVAVVVILSLLPESDNASLTVWLANLTLTQIYVPLTLTAGLTQMWSLSVEVSFYLALPIFALLARRIPVGARVPAIAALGVLSWAWAWVPLTGGPGANPMNWPPAFFSWFAAGMLLAEWVHSPVGLPHRLARRRVLMAVVAVAAYLVAASPVAGPAGLVTSTPAQFAIKTAMGSVVAIALVAPLVLDRPDTPHRLLGSTFMVTLGRWSYGLFIWHLAALDMVFPVIGAFAFNGHMPTVLLLTLVFGWAIAAVSYALVESPCREALRRWERRRPAEPRDSEADAIAP; translated from the coding sequence ATGGTGACCGAGCAGGCGACCCCGCCGGCAACGCAACAGGCGACCCCAACGGCGGCCCAAGAGGTGGCCCAACAGGTAGGCGGAACTCGGAGCTTCCTGCCCGCCGTCGAAGGCATGCGCGCCTGTGCCGCGATGGGCGTCGTCGTCACCCACGTCGCTTTCCAGACGGGCCACTCCAGCGGTGTGGACGGTCGGCTGTTCGGCCGTTTCGATTTGGCCGTCGCCGTGTTCTTCGCACTGTCCGGCTTTCTGCTGTGGCGTGGGCACGCGGCGGCGGCACGTGGGTTGCGGCCGCGGCCGTCGACCGGCCACTACCTGCGCTCCCGGGTAGTCCGCATCATGCCCGCCTACGTGGTCGCGGTGGTGGTAATTCTGTCGCTGCTGCCCGAGTCGGACAATGCCAGCTTGACCGTCTGGTTGGCCAACCTGACGCTGACCCAGATCTACGTGCCGCTGACCCTGACCGCTGGGCTCACGCAGATGTGGAGCCTGTCCGTCGAGGTCAGTTTTTACCTCGCATTGCCCATTTTCGCGCTGCTGGCCCGCCGGATTCCGGTTGGCGCGCGGGTGCCGGCGATCGCCGCGTTGGGGGTGCTCAGCTGGGCGTGGGCCTGGGTGCCGCTCACCGGCGGTCCGGGCGCCAACCCGATGAACTGGCCGCCGGCGTTCTTCTCCTGGTTCGCCGCCGGGATGCTGCTGGCGGAGTGGGTGCACAGCCCGGTCGGGCTGCCGCACAGGTTGGCGCGTCGCCGGGTGCTGATGGCCGTGGTCGCGGTGGCCGCCTACCTGGTGGCGGCCTCTCCGGTGGCCGGTCCGGCCGGCTTGGTGACGAGCACGCCGGCCCAGTTCGCGATCAAGACGGCAATGGGCTCGGTGGTCGCGATCGCCCTGGTGGCGCCGCTGGTGCTGGACCGCCCCGACACCCCGCACCGCTTGCTGGGCAGCACGTTCATGGTCACCCTGGGCCGCTGGTCGTACGGCCTGTTCATCTGGCACCTGGCCGCACTGGACATGGTGTTCCCGGTCATTGGCGCGTTCGCGTTCAACGGCCATATGCCGACGGTGTTGCTGTTGACCCTGGTCTTCGGCTGGGCGATCGCCGCGGTCAGCTACGCGCTGGTGGAGTCACCGTGCCGGGAGGCGTTGCGCCGCTGGGAGCGGCGCCGGCCGGCCGAGCCGCGCGACAGCGAAGCCGACGCGATAGCGCCGTAG
- a CDS encoding PE family protein, with protein MSYVLVVPEAVGPAVSEIARIGTLLGAATEAAAAPTTGLIAAAEDEVSAAIAALFSEQARQFQAVNRQVAAFHEQFVLTLRMASGAPVSPLAVMAGMPARASTRVWVPRLAATAVTAPGVGLPASAALAATGASDESTTPFPRLPPVVEPVVQGQAEPTGAMAATAVGPKLTD; from the coding sequence ATGTCATACGTGTTGGTGGTTCCCGAAGCGGTCGGGCCGGCTGTCAGTGAAATTGCTCGGATTGGGACGTTGTTGGGTGCGGCCACCGAGGCAGCGGCGGCGCCGACGACGGGCCTGATCGCTGCGGCTGAGGATGAGGTGTCGGCCGCGATCGCGGCGCTGTTCTCCGAGCAGGCCCGGCAGTTCCAAGCCGTCAACCGCCAGGTCGCCGCGTTCCATGAGCAGTTTGTGCTGACCTTGCGGATGGCATCGGGGGCTCCGGTGTCACCGCTGGCGGTGATGGCGGGGATGCCGGCCAGGGCGTCAACAAGGGTCTGGGTGCCGCGGTTGGCGGCAACGGCGGTGACGGCGCCGGGGGTGGGGCTACCGGCGTCGGCGGCGCTGGCGGCAACGGGGGCATCGGACGAATCGACAACGCCGTTTCCACGGCTACCGCCCGTGGTGGAACCGGTGGTGCAGGGGCAGGCGGAACCGACGGGGGCGATGGCGGCTACGGCGGTGGGGCCCAAACTCACGGATTAG
- a CDS encoding PP2C family protein-serine/threonine phosphatase, whose amino-acid sequence MLNIGYSALSDVGCVRSDNQDRWGSDEDQFLFMVADGVGGSRDGALAAHTMVEKLPGYVAHHLPIDERDGPDAPERLARAVSELSDDLHTTAQKDARYQGANSTLVAVVIAGTRALVAHLGDSRAYLLRERPLKRLTRDHTLVQALVEAKQVDAADTGKHRARSIVTKYMGMRPPAKADGSAVELQAGDRILLCSDGLHGVVNEASIAQILEDNPDPGYAAAALIGAARDAGGPDNITALVINV is encoded by the coding sequence ATGTTGAACATCGGGTATTCGGCGCTGAGCGACGTCGGCTGTGTTCGCTCCGACAACCAGGACCGCTGGGGCTCGGACGAGGACCAGTTCCTGTTCATGGTCGCCGACGGTGTGGGCGGTAGCCGGGACGGAGCGCTGGCCGCGCACACCATGGTGGAAAAGCTGCCGGGGTACGTTGCCCACCACCTTCCCATTGACGAGCGCGACGGTCCCGACGCCCCCGAGCGGTTGGCTCGCGCCGTCTCGGAACTCTCCGACGACCTGCACACCACGGCGCAGAAGGATGCCCGCTACCAAGGCGCCAACAGCACCCTAGTGGCCGTGGTCATCGCCGGTACTCGCGCGCTGGTGGCTCACCTCGGCGACAGTCGGGCCTACCTGCTGCGGGAGCGTCCGCTCAAGCGCCTGACCCGGGACCACACGCTGGTGCAGGCCTTGGTCGAGGCCAAACAGGTCGATGCCGCGGACACCGGCAAACACCGCGCCCGCAGCATCGTGACGAAGTACATGGGGATGCGCCCGCCCGCCAAGGCCGACGGCAGTGCGGTCGAGTTGCAGGCAGGTGACCGGATCCTGCTGTGCAGTGACGGACTGCACGGCGTGGTGAACGAGGCGTCGATAGCGCAGATCCTCGAAGACAACCCGGACCCGGGTTATGCCGCCGCGGCGTTGATCGGGGCGGCCAGGGATGCGGGCGGACCTGACAACATCACCGCGTTGGTGATCAACGTCTAG
- a CDS encoding AMP-binding protein, whose protein sequence is MTVPPIGTQISQLAELAPDEPAVTCAGITLTRAELDRSTNRLARAYAERGVTAGSYVSIVLPNSVEWVQAAIACWKLGAVPQPLSPGMPDAELHGLLELRPRALLVGRSHGEIPSVPAGFVPDSALSDEPLPEAVSPSWKSLASGGSTGRPKLIEAGGDSRVPAAIGYPLGAQEGDTSLVPVPLSHNTGFTTGTMALLMRHHLVLLPRFDPHEFLRLVTEHRVTFLTTVPTIMQRLLPVYHANPDSYDLSSIRRLWHVGAPCPPAVKQAWIDLLGPEKIWELYGGTELQALTFISGSEWLTHPGSVGRVVSGEMKVLDDDGNPCPPGVEGEIYMRPSPGSAPTYRYVGVKAKSRDGWDSLGDLGYFDADGYLYLSDRRVDMFTVGGRNVYPAEIENALSEHPDVLSCLVVGIPHSDLGQVPYALVHTVTGSDLTAETVQTFVGDRLAGYKIPRTVEFVDTPLRDDAGKARRTAVRDNVIARLQA, encoded by the coding sequence GTGACCGTCCCACCGATCGGTACCCAAATTTCGCAGCTGGCCGAACTGGCCCCCGATGAGCCGGCCGTCACCTGCGCCGGAATCACCCTCACCCGAGCCGAACTCGACCGCTCGACCAACCGCCTGGCCCGCGCTTACGCCGAACGCGGCGTCACCGCAGGAAGCTACGTCAGCATCGTGTTGCCCAACTCCGTCGAGTGGGTGCAAGCCGCCATCGCCTGCTGGAAGCTGGGCGCCGTGCCGCAACCGCTCTCGCCGGGGATGCCGGACGCGGAGCTGCACGGTCTGCTGGAGTTGCGCCCACGCGCGCTGCTGGTCGGGCGGTCGCACGGTGAAATTCCCAGTGTGCCAGCTGGTTTCGTGCCCGACTCGGCCTTGTCCGACGAGCCGCTACCGGAAGCGGTGTCGCCGTCCTGGAAGTCGTTGGCCTCCGGCGGCAGCACTGGACGCCCGAAGCTGATCGAGGCCGGCGGCGACAGTCGGGTTCCGGCGGCCATCGGCTATCCGCTGGGCGCGCAGGAGGGCGACACGTCATTGGTGCCGGTGCCGCTTTCCCACAACACCGGCTTCACCACGGGGACGATGGCGCTGCTGATGCGGCACCACCTGGTGCTGCTGCCGCGATTCGATCCGCACGAATTTCTCCGACTGGTAACCGAACACCGCGTCACCTTCCTCACCACGGTGCCCACGATCATGCAGCGACTGCTGCCCGTCTATCACGCCAACCCGGATTCCTACGACCTGTCGTCGATCCGGCGGCTATGGCACGTGGGCGCTCCGTGCCCGCCGGCCGTCAAACAGGCATGGATCGATTTGTTGGGCCCGGAAAAGATTTGGGAGTTGTACGGCGGCACCGAGTTACAGGCCCTAACCTTCATCTCAGGCTCGGAATGGCTTACCCACCCCGGCTCGGTGGGTCGAGTCGTCAGTGGCGAAATGAAGGTGCTCGACGACGACGGCAACCCGTGCCCGCCCGGCGTGGAAGGGGAGATCTATATGCGACCCAGTCCTGGCAGCGCACCGACCTACCGCTACGTCGGCGTCAAAGCGAAAAGCCGCGACGGGTGGGATTCCCTAGGCGATTTGGGCTATTTCGACGCCGACGGGTACCTGTACCTTTCGGACCGTCGCGTCGACATGTTCACCGTCGGCGGCCGCAACGTCTACCCGGCAGAGATCGAGAACGCTTTGTCGGAGCACCCGGACGTGCTGTCGTGTTTGGTTGTCGGTATTCCGCACAGCGATCTGGGTCAAGTACCGTACGCGTTAGTGCATACCGTGACCGGGTCTGACCTCACTGCCGAGACCGTCCAGACGTTTGTCGGTGATCGGCTCGCGGGCTACAAAATTCCGCGCACCGTCGAGTTCGTCGACACCCCGCTGCGTGACGACGCCGGCAAGGCGCGTCGAACGGCGGTGCGTGACAACGTCATCGCGCGACTGCAGGCTTGA